The following proteins come from a genomic window of Gossypium raimondii isolate GPD5lz chromosome 5, ASM2569854v1, whole genome shotgun sequence:
- the LOC105770554 gene encoding zinc finger CCCH domain-containing protein 20, translating into MMLGETHRFNPTVHVPPWPNLDDDQTAEVHSPLNYNAPCNHFNNNSNPPFYLQEALGMLRRYLPSNELDIESDSELSFHPDSPVDACSCDHFRMYEFKVRRCGRGRAHDWTDCPYAHPGEKARRRDPRKYHYSGTACTDFRKGNCRKGEACEFAHGVFECWLHPARYRTQPCKDGTNCRRRVCFFAHTPEQLRVVSSVDSYDGSPSSAKTLSFSGSPPMSPRAEPSPPISPMAQSLNRSLASASINEAVASMRNLQLGKVKSLPSSWNVQVGCCSPAFGSPRGAVIRPSFCSLPSTPTQNLTRPAVGPLDFWDEACEEEPQMERVESGRDLRAKMFEKLCKENSLERVNPTQSSGGPNVDWVSDLVK; encoded by the coding sequence ATGATGCTCGGAGAAACTCATCGTTTTAATCCAACAGTCCACGTTCCACCTTGGCCTAACCTTGATGATGATCAAACGGCTGAGGTTCACTCTCCTCTCAACTACAATGCACCCTGCAACCACTTCAACAACAACAGTAACCCGCCGTTTTACTTGCAGGAAGCGTTAGGAATGCTACGGCGTTACTTGCCATCAAACGAACTGGATATCGAGTCGGACTCTGAGCTTTCGTTCCACCCGGATTCTCCGGTTGATGCTTGTTCTTGTGATCATTTCCGGATGTATGAGTTCAAAGTACGGAGATGTGGACGTGGCCGTGCGCATGACTGGACTGACTGTCCGTACGCTCATCCCGGTGAGAAAGCTCGTCGGAGGGACCCCAGGAAGTATCATTACTCTGGTACGGCTTGTACTGATTTTAGGAAAGGGAACTGTCGCAAAGGAGAAGCTTGCGAGTTCGCTCATGGGGTTTTCGAGTGCTGGCTTCACCCAGCTCGTTACCGGACTCAGCCATGCAAAGATGGGACTAATTGTAGGCGTCGTGTTTGTTTCTTTGCTCATACTCCGGAACAGCTTAGGGTTGTCAGCTCTGTTGATTCGTATGATGGTTCACCTTCCAGTGCTAAAACGCTGAGTTTTTCCGGTTCTCCTCCGATGAGTCCTCGAGCTGAGCCATCACCACCTATTTCGCCTATGGCTCAGTCGCTGAATCGATCTCTGGCTTCGGCTTCTATTAATGAGGCGGTAGCTTCTATGAGGAACTTGCAACTCGGCAAAGTTAAGTCTTTACCTTCATCTTGGAACGTACAAGTAGGCTGCTGCTCTCCCGCGTTCGGGTCTCCGAGAGGTGCAGTAATCCGACCCAGTTTCTGTAGCCTGCCTAGTACTCCGACCCAAAACTTGACCCGTCCTGCGGTTGGGCCCTTGGATTTCTGGGATGAAGCATGCGAAGAAGAGCCACAGATGGAAAGAGTGGAATCCGGTAGGGATTTACGTGCAAAGATGTTCGAGAAACTGTGTAAAGAGAATTCTTTGGAACGGGTTAACCCGACTCAGTCTTCTGGAGGTCCGAACGTGGATTGGGTTTCGGACCTGGTGAAGTAA
- the LOC105770673 gene encoding vacuolar protein sorting-associated protein 32 homolog 2: MFNRLLGKPKQEPNALTSLDKLHETLEMLEKKEKVLLKKASAEVEKAKEFTKAKNKRAAIQCLKRKRLYEQQIEQLGNFQLRIHDQMIMLEGAKATTETVDALRSGASAMKAMQKATNIDDVDKTMDEINEQTENMKQIQEALSTPIGAAADFDEDELEAELEELEGAELEEQLLQPATTAPAPAAAVQAPAGRQPAHNAPKRTAEEDELAALQAEMAL, from the exons ATGTTTAACCGGCTTTTAGGAAAACCCAAACAGGAACCAAATGCTCTAACCTCATTAGATAAATTACACGAG ACCCTTGAAATGctagagaaaaaggaaaaagtacTTCTGAAGAAGGCTTCTGCAGAGGTTGAAAAGGCCAAGGAATTCACCAAAGCGAAAAACAAGAGAG CGGCTATACAATGCTTGAAGAGAAAAAGACTATATGAGCAGCAAATTGAACAGCTTGGAAACTTCCAGCTTCGTATTCATGATCAG ATGATAATGTTAGAAGGTGCTAAAGCCACAACTGAGACTGTAGATGCATTGAGAAGTGGAGCATCTGCAATGAAGGCAATGCAGAAAGCAAC GAATATAGATGATGTTGACAAAACAATGGACGAGATCAATGAACAAACCGAGAACATGAAACAGATTCAGGAAGCACTGTCAACTCCCATTGGAGCTGCTGCTGATTTTGATGAG GATGAACTGGAAGCGGAACTCGAAGAACTTGAAGGTGCTGAGTTGGAAGAACAGCTTCTCCAGCCTGCAACAACTGCTCCTGCTCCTGCAGCTGCGGTGCAGGCTCCTGCTGGCAGGCAACCAGCTCATAATGCTCCAAAGCGCACAGCTGAGGAAGATGAACTCGCAGCATTGCAGGCTGAGATGGCACTTTAA
- the LOC105770053 gene encoding IAA-amino acid hydrolase ILR1-like 4: MAFLKLIFLIFILHSFMPIPISSTPSLNKEVFAQIRPDFLDFAKKPEIMDWMVGIRRKIHENPELGYEEFETSKLIRAELDLMGIPYKYPVAVTGVVGYIGTGKPPFVALRADMDALAMEELVEWEHKSKVPGKMHACGHDAHVAMLLGAAKMLQEHRNDLQGTIVLIFQPAEEGGGGAKKMLDAGALDNVDAIFALHVSTKFPIGVLASRPGPILAATSFFEAVINGKGGHAALPQHTVDPILAASNVIVSLQHLVSREADPLDSQVVSIGKFQGGGAFNVIPDSVTIGGTFRTFSKESFVQLKQRIEEVITKQASVQRCNAKVIFHENSSYPVCFNNKELHEHFRKVAGEMLGVQNVVEAMANMGGEDFAFFSEVIPGLFFFLGMKNETQGPLQSGHSPYYTVNEDVFPYGAALHASLATTYLSENPPKHTSPPEGSFHDEL; encoded by the exons ATGGCTTTCCTCAAATTGATTTTCCTGATTTTCATTCTCCATTCATTTATGCCAATACCCATTTCTTCAACCCCTTCACTAAACAAGGAAGTATTCGCTCAAATCCGACCCGACTTCCTTGATTTTGCAAAGAAACCAGAGATTATGGATTGGATGGTTGGTATTAGAAGAAAAATACACGAGAATCCTGAGCTTGGTTATGAAGAGTTTGAGACTAGTAAGCTTATAAGAGCCGAGCTTGATCTGATGGGGATCCCTTACAAATACCCAGTTGCTGTTACGGGTGTTGTTGGCTATATTGGCACTGGCAAGCCTCCTTTTGTCGCACTTAGAGCAGATATGGATGCTCTTGCCATGGAG GAGCTGGTAGAGTGGGAACATAAGAGTAAGGTTCCTGGAAAGATGCATGCTTGTGGACATGATGCTCATGTTGCTATGCTTCTTGGTGCTGCAAAGATGCTTCAAGAACATCGAAATGACTTGCAG GGAACAattgttcttatttttcaacCGGCTGAAGAAGGGGGTGGAGGGGCCAAAAAAATGTTAGATGCTGGGGCATTAGATAACGTTGATGCCATCTTTGCACTCCATGTATCTACTAAATTCCCGATTGGTGTTCTAGCGTCCCGTCCTGGCCCGATTTTAGCTGCAACCAGTTTCTTTGAAGCTGTGATAAATGGAAAGGGGGGACATGCTGCACTTCCTCAGCATACAGTAGACCCAATTTTAGCTGCTTCCAATGTGATTGTTAGTTTGCAACATCTAGTTTCACGTGAAGCTGATCCCTTGGATTCTCAG GTGGTTAGCATTGGAAAATTCCAAGGAGGTGGTGCATTTAACGTCATTCCAGATTCTGTTACCATCGGTGGCACTTTTAGGACATTTTCAAAAGAAAGCTTTGTTCAACTTAAACAAAGGATCGAGGAG GTTATTACGAAGCAAGCAAGTGTACAGAGATGCAATGCTAAAGTCATATTCCATGAAAATTCCTCTTACCCTGTGTGCTTCAACAACAAAGAGTTGCATGAGCATTTCAGAAAGGTTGCAGGGGAAATGTTGGGCGTGCAGAATGTGGTAGAAGCAATGGCTAATATGGGAGGAGAGGACTTTGCATTCTTTTCGGAGGTGATTCCAGgacttttcttctttcttggaATGAAGAACGAAACTCAAGGACCACTTCAATCAGGGCACTCACCCTACTATACGGTTAATGAAGATGTATTTCCATATGGTGCAGCTCTTCATGCATCATTGGCAACAACTTACCTCTCGGAAAATCCACCCAAACATACTTCACCACCGGAAGGAAGTTTTCATGATGAACTCTGA
- the LOC105767811 gene encoding 40S ribosomal protein S30: MGKVHGSLARAGKVRGQTPKVAKQDKKKKPRGRAYKRMQYNRRFVTAVVGFGKKRGPNSSEK, from the exons ATGG gtAAGGTTCACGGATCTCTAGCTCGTGCTGGTAAGGTGAGAGGCCAAACTCCTAAAGTGGCCAAGCAagacaagaagaagaagccCCGTGGCCGCGCTTACAAGCGGATGCAATACAACCGCCGCTTCGTCACCGCag TGGTTGGATTTGGCAAAAAGAGGGGACCTAACTCATCTGAGAAGTAA
- the LOC105767807 gene encoding uncharacterized protein LOC105767807, protein MGFQLKTAHQLVLKMRKLARQFRNSEDDKFSLPTVDDARPMDINEQEELVRSLEKMQAHQSLQWKSVFAALLFCYSAFLLYSIYQQTLFPWELRYHAYFMEDVDSWIIITADWLAVLACSMAIMGLFNNSKDHIKWIWYSCSIGLVLAIFWVYYMLRMPKFRWDVIWLPLGPLCGAGVCLYVDHLLSESSEEVRKLRSYMYAFKAG, encoded by the exons ATGGGTTTTCAATTGAAGACGGCTCACCaattggttttgaaaatgagGAAACTGGCGAGACAATTTCGAAATTCGGAAGATGATAAGTTCTCTCTCCCCACCGTCGACGATGCTCGTCCCATGGATATCAACG AACAAGAGGAGTTGGTTCGTTCTCTTGAAAAGATGCAAGCTCACCAAAGTCTACAATGGAAG AGCGTGTTTGCAGCACTTCTCTTTTGTTACTCGGCGTTTCTTCTATACTCAATCTATCAGCAGACCTTATTTCCATGGGAACTG CGGTACCATGCTTACTTCATGGAAGATGTTGATTCATGGATAATAATAACTGCAG ATTGGCTAGCTGTTTTGGCATGCTCAATGGCCATTATGGgtctattcaataattcaaaggATCACATAAAGTGGATATGGTACTCATGCTCAATTGGCCTTGTGCTTGCAATTTTCTGGGTATACTATATGCTGAG AATGCCAAAATTCCGTTGGGATGTTATCTGGCTTCCTCTTGGGCCCTTATG TGGAGCTGGGGTATGTCTCTATGTTGATCATCTCCTTTCTGAGTCATCAGAAGAAGTAAGAAAACTCAGAAGCTATATGTATGCATTCAAAGCCGGCTAG
- the LOC105767810 gene encoding 60S ribosomal protein L31: MVEKTRGRKEEVVTREYTINLHKRLHGCTFKKKAPKAIKEIRKFAEKAMGTKDVRVDVKLNKHIWSRGIRSVPRRIRVRIARKRNDDEDAKEELYSLVTVAEIPAEGLKGLGTKVIDDDEE, from the exons ATGGTTGAGAAAACAAGAGGAAGAAAGGAAGAGGTGGTGACCAGAGAGTACACCATTAACCTTCACAAGCGCCTTCATGGCTG CACATTCAAGAAGAAAGCTCCCAAGGCTATCAAGGAGATCAGGAAGTTTGCAGAAAAAGCCATGGGGACAAAGGATGTGAGAGTTGATGTCAAGCTGAACAAGCACATCTGGAGCAGAGGGATCCGAAGTGTCCCGAGAAGGATTAGGGTTCGCATTGCTCGCAAGAgaaatgatgatgaagatgCCAAGGAGGAGCTGTACTCTCTAGTAACGGTTGCTGAAATCCCAGCTGAAGGATTGAAGGGTTTAGGCACCAAGGTCATTGATGACGACGAGGAATAA
- the LOC105767806 gene encoding zinc protease PQQL-like gives MDLLPIDNSQIAKKHGFRSLKLVNVDLDQEFQHQPFGVDYGRLDNGLTYYVRSNPKPRLRAALALAVKVGSVLEEEGERGVAHIVEHLAFSATKKYTNHDIVKFLESIGAEFGACQNAVTSADDTVYELFVPIDKPELLSQAISVLAEFSSEIRVSKDDLEKERGAVMEEYRGNRNASGRMQDAHWALMMEGSKYAERLPIGLEKVIRTVSSETVKQFYKKWYHLHNMAVIAVGDFPDTESVVELIRTHFEGKNSGPDPPIIPSFPVPSHEDPRFSCFVESEAAGSAVMISYKMPADELKTVKDYRDMLVESMFLHALNQRFFKISRRKDPPYFSCSAASDALVSPLKAYIMSSTCKEKGTLQALESMLIEVARVQLHGFSEREVSVVRALLMSEIESAYLERDQMQSTSLRDEYIQHFIHNEPVIGIEYEAQLQKSILPYISASEVSKYAEKLQTSCSCVLKTIEPQASATVDDLKKVVLKINNLEKEGSIAPWDDEYIPEEIVNIKPDPGYIVEQIDYSNIGATELTLSNGMRVCYKCTDFFDDQVLFTGFSYGGLSELPESEYFSCSMGSTIAGEIGVFGHKPSVLMEMLAGKRVEVGTKLGAYMRTFSGDCSPSDLETALQLVYQLFTTNVIPGEEEVKIVMQMAEEAVRAQERDPYTAFANRVKEINYGNSFFFRPIRLSDLRKVDPVKACEYFNRCFKDPSTFTVVIAGNIDPTVALPLILQYLGGIPKSPEAIFHYNRDDLKGLPFKFPKTIIRDVVRSPMVEAQCSVQLCFPVVLKNGTMVEEIHCVGFLSKLIETKIVQVLRFKHGQIYSACVSVFLGGNKPSRTGDVRGDVSINFSCDPEISSKLVDLALDEVVHLQEEGPTDQDVSTVLEIEQRAHENGLQENYYWLERILRSYQSRIYSGDVGTSFKIQDEGRSRVRETLTPSTAQSALRRILPYPCKKQYTVVILMPQASRFKLLRSLFKQNAPSRDAKILAAIAGGTVLAACLWRYSRKS, from the exons ATGGATTTGCTTCCAATCGACAACTCGCAGATCGCGAAGAAGCACGGCTTCAGGTCCTTGAAGCTGGTAAACGTGGACTTAGATCAAGAGTTCCAACACCAACCCTTCGGAGTGGACTACGGCAGACTCGACAATGGACTCACTTACTATGTTCGTTCTAATCCTAAGCCTCGATTGAGAGCCGCTCTCGCTCTCGCTGTTAAAGTTGG CTCAGTTTTGGAAGAGGAAGGTGAGCGTGGAGTTGCTCACATAGTTGAGCACCTTGCTTTTAGCGCCACTAAGAAGTACACAAATCATGATATTGTCAAGTTTCTTGAAAGTATTGGAGCTGAATTTGGTGCTTGTCAAAATGCGGTCACATCTGCCGATGATACTGTATACGAGTTGTTTGTTCCTATTGATAAGCCTGAGCTGTTGTCTCAGGCCATCTCGGTATTGGCAGAATTCAGTTCGGAG ATTCGAGTCTCGAAAGATGATCtggaaaaagaaagaggggCTGTTATGGAGGAGTATAGAGGAAACAGAAATGCCAGTGGAAGGATGCAGGATGCTCATTGGGCTCTGATGATGGAAGGTTCTAAG TATGCTGAGCGCCTACCAATTGGATTGGAAAAAGTAATTCGAACTGTGTCTTCTGAAACAGTGAAgcagttttataaaaaatggtaCCATCTGCACAATATGGCAGTGATAGCTGTTGGAGATTTTCCTGATACAGAG AGTGTTGTGGAGTTGATAAGGACTCATTTTGAGGGGAAAAACTCTGGGCCTGACCCTCCAATCATACCGTCATTTCCTGTTCCTTCTCATGAGGATCCACGCTTTTCGTGTTTTGTGGAGTCTGAAGCTGCTGGG TCTGCAGTGATGATTAGCTATAAGATGCCAGCTGATGAGCTGAAGACAGTAAAAGACTATAGGGACATGCTTGTAGAGTCCATGTTTCTACATGCTCTGAATCAAAGGTTCTTTAAAATCTCTCGTAGAAAGGATCCACCCTACTTCTCATGCTCTGCTGCTTCAGATGCTCTTGTTAGCCCCTTAAAGGCTTACATTATGAGCTCCACTTGTAAGGAAAAAGGGACATTGCAGGCCCTAGAATCGATGCTAATTGAG GTTGCAAGGGTGCAACTTCATGGGTTCTCTGAGCGTGAAGTGTCTGTTGTCCGAGCCTTGTTGATGTCAGAGATTGAATCTGCCTATTTGGAGCGTGATCAAATGCAATCAACTAGCTTAAGAGATGAATATATTCAG CACTTTATCCACAATGAACCTGTTATTGGTATTGAGTATGAAGCTCAACTCCAAAAATCTATTCTGCCTT ATATATCTGCATCAGAAGTGTCCAAGTACGCAGAGAAGTTACAAACATCATGCAGCTGTGTCCTAAAGACAATTGAACCTCAAGCTTCTGCTACAGTTGATGACCTTAAAAAAGTTGTGCTGAAGATCAATAATCTTGAGAAGGAAGGTAGCATTGCCCCATGGGATGATGAGTACATTCCAGaagaaattgttaatataaaacCGGATCCAGG GTACATTGTAGAGCAGATAGATTACTCAAATATTGGAGCTACTGAATTAACTCTATCAAATGGAATGCGGGTTTGCTACAAGTGTACAGACTTTTTTGATGACCAG GTTCTTTTTACAGGGTTCTCATATGGGGGGTTATCTGAACTTCCTGAAAGTGAGTATTTTTCGTGTTCAATGGGATCAACCATTGCTGGAGAAATTGGTGTATTTGGTCATAAACCATCAGTGCTAATGGAGATGCTTGCTGGCAAGAGAGTAGAAGTTGGTACAAAGCTTGGGGCCTATATGAGGACCTTCTCCGGTGATTGTTCACCTTCAGACTTGGAAACTGCCTTGCAG CTTGTCTATCAACTATTTACAACAAATGTAATTCCCGGGGAAGAAGAAGTCAAAATAGTGATGCAAATGGCAGAAGAAGCAGTTCGTGCTCAAGAGAGGGATCCTTACACTGCATTTGCAAATCGGGTGAAAGAGATCAACTATggaaactctttttttttccgg CCTATTAGACTAAGTGACCTCAGAAAAGTTGACCCAGTAAAAGCTTGTGAATACTTCAATCGCTGTTTTAAGGACCCATCAACTTTTACAGTTGTCATAGCTGGGAATATTGATCCCACAGTTGCACTTCCTCTAATATTGCAGTATTTG GGTGGAATACCTAAGTCTCCTGAAGCTATATTCCATTACAACCGTGATGATCTCAAAGGATTACCATTTAAATTTCCTAAAACCATAATTCG AGATGTGGTACGCAGCCCCATGGTAGAAGCTCAATGTTCAGTCCAGCTATGCTTTCCTGTGGTGTTGAAGAATGGAACAATG GTAGAAGAGATTCACTGTGTTGGTTTCCTGAGCAAActtattgaaacaaaaatagtgCAGGTTCTTCGTTTCAAGCATGGGCAG ATCTATTCTGCTTGTGTTTCTGTGTTCCTTGGTGGCAATAAACCTTCTAGAACTGGTGATGTTCGTGGAGATGTGAGTATAAACTTTTCTTGTGATCCAGAAATCTCCTCGAAGTTG GTTGATCTTGCTTTGGATGAAGTGGTACATCTTCAAGAAGAAGGGCCTACAGATCAGGATGTTTCAACTGTGCTTGAAATCGAGCAGAGAGCCCATGAAAATGGACTGcag GAAAATTATTACTGGCTGGAGAGAATTTTAAGAAGCTACCAATCAAGGATCTACTCCGGTGATGTTGGCACTTCCTTCAAG ATTCAAGATGAAGGACGATCTAGGGTTAGAGAAACTCTGACACCTTCAACAGCACAGTCAGCATTACGAAGGATTCTGCCTTATCCTTGCAAAAAACAGTACACTGTAGTGATTCTTATGCCACAAGCATCTCGGTTTAAGTTGTTAAGATCACTATTCAAGCAAAATGCTCCTAGTAGAGATGCAAAG ATTTTAGCAGCCATTGCTGGTGGAACAGTCTTGGCAGCCTGCTTGTGGAGATATTCACGGAAGTCATAG
- the LOC105767809 gene encoding 40S ribosomal protein S15a-5, which translates to MGRRILNDALRSIVNAERRGKATVELKPISTVISSFLNIMKYRGYIKNFEVHDPHRVGRITVDLQGRVNDCRALTYRQDIKAKDIEKYKTLKLPTRQWGYVVISTPDGVLDHEEAIRRNVGGQVLGYFH; encoded by the exons ATGGGAAGGAGGATACTGAACGATGCGTTAAGGTCAATAGTGAATGCTGAGAGGAGGGGCAAGGCCACGGTGGAACTGAAACCAATCTCCACCGTCATATCTTCCTTTCTTAATATCATGAAATATCGAG GATATATAAAGAACTTCGAAGTTCATGATCCACATAGAGTGGGGAGGATAACAGTTGACCTGCAGGGAAGGGTAAACGATTGCCGGGCACTCACTTACAGGCAGGACATCAAAGCAAAGGATATCGAAAAATACAAAACACTTAAACTTCCAACTCGTCAG TGGGGTTATGTTGTGATTTCAACTCCGGATGGAGTTTTGGATCATGAAGAAGCCATTCGAAGGAATGTAGGTGGGCAGGTTCTGGGTTATTTTCATTAG